Proteins encoded in a region of the uncultured Paludibaculum sp. genome:
- a CDS encoding glycoside hydrolase family 99-like domain-containing protein, which translates to MTRRELLATPALMVQNPPPPPREYQIGAYYFPNYHVDPRNERAHGRGWTEWELVKRALPRFEGHRQPRKPLWGYEDESNPRVFERKIDVAAQHGLNHFIFDYYWYNDGPYLNRCLDRGYLGAGNNHKVKFALMWANHDWLDIHPARAGIRAPLLYPGALTRDAWDWMTDNIVTRYFAHPCYWRPGGLPYFSIYELYKFVDSMGGTEEAAAALQQLRNKAGRIHINAVVWGVKLLPSETTITNPNQMLRKLGIDSVTSYVWIHHFPLTTFPSEPYERAAQFMYGYWRKAAGDFDVPYHPNVTMGWDASPRTCQSDTFEDRGYPFMPMLSGNTPQAFRRALEECKRFLDSQRNGLKIFNINAWNEWTEGSYLEPDTENGLGYLEAIRDTFSS; encoded by the coding sequence ATGACTCGACGCGAGCTGCTGGCTACGCCCGCCCTGATGGTTCAGAATCCGCCTCCGCCCCCGCGTGAGTACCAGATCGGCGCCTACTACTTTCCCAACTATCACGTCGATCCTCGCAACGAGCGCGCCCACGGCCGCGGCTGGACCGAATGGGAACTCGTCAAACGCGCCTTGCCCCGCTTTGAGGGCCATCGCCAGCCGCGTAAGCCGCTTTGGGGTTACGAGGACGAATCGAACCCGCGCGTCTTCGAGAGGAAGATCGATGTGGCCGCGCAGCACGGCCTGAATCACTTCATCTTCGACTACTACTGGTACAACGACGGGCCCTACCTGAACCGCTGCCTCGATCGCGGCTACCTCGGCGCCGGCAACAATCACAAGGTCAAGTTCGCCCTCATGTGGGCCAATCACGACTGGCTGGACATCCATCCCGCGCGCGCCGGCATCCGTGCTCCGCTACTCTATCCCGGAGCCCTCACCCGCGACGCCTGGGATTGGATGACCGACAACATCGTCACCCGCTACTTCGCCCATCCATGCTACTGGCGGCCCGGTGGACTGCCCTATTTCTCCATCTACGAGCTCTACAAGTTCGTCGACTCCATGGGCGGTACCGAGGAGGCAGCCGCGGCGCTGCAGCAACTGCGCAACAAGGCCGGGCGCATCCACATCAACGCCGTGGTCTGGGGTGTCAAGCTGCTGCCCAGCGAGACCACGATCACCAATCCCAATCAGATGCTGCGGAAGCTCGGTATCGACAGCGTCACCAGCTACGTTTGGATTCATCACTTCCCGCTCACCACATTCCCCAGCGAGCCCTACGAGCGCGCCGCGCAGTTCATGTACGGCTACTGGCGCAAGGCTGCCGGGGACTTCGACGTCCCCTACCATCCCAATGTCACCATGGGCTGGGACGCCTCGCCCCGCACCTGCCAGTCCGATACGTTCGAGGATCGTGGCTACCCGTTCATGCCCATGTTGAGCGGCAACACCCCGCAGGCCTTCCGCCGCGCCCTGGAGGAGTGCAAACGGTTTCTCGACAGCCAGCGCAACGGCCTCAAGATCTTCAACATCAACGCCTGGAACGAGTGGACCGAGGGCAGCTACCTGGAGCCCGATACCGAGAACGGCCTCGGCTACCTGGAAGCGATCCGCGACACGTTTTCGAGTTGA
- a CDS encoding efflux RND transporter permease subunit has translation MHVSKIFIERPVMTALVTFAIILFGVVGFRALPVAALPSVDYPTIQVQAALPGADPETMASSVATPLEREFSTIAGVKSMNSQNSQGSTSITVQFELKRDIDSAAQDIQSAIAKAGGQLPANMPRPPSYQKVNPAEQPVLFLSLTSDTLPLYTVDEYAETMLAQRISMASGVSRVTVYGSQKYAVRVQVNPDSLASRGIGIDEVASAIQKNNVNLPTGKLYGSRQAFTLQSNGQLTDADQFRPLVVAWRNGMPVRLEELGNVLDTVENDKAAAWFKGKRGLTLAIQRQPGTNTVEVVDNILALLPQFRRELPASVELQIAFDASQSIRGSIHDVEFTLVLTVCLVILVISLFLRNLSATMIPGVAVPLSIVGTFAVMYLLGYSLNNLSLMALTLSVGFVVDDAIVMLENIVRYMEMGHPRMEAALLASREIGFTIVSMTISLVAVFIPVLFMGGIVGRLLHEFAVTIAVAILISGFVSLSFTPMLGSRFLRFDHGAKHGRVYMVLEKGFDGLAGAYDVTLRAVLRHQFVTIVLSFVLLGGTVYMFMSMPTGFIPSQDSGFMFGVTRAGQDISYESMAAHQQAIAGIIQQDPAVEGAIAVAMPGNQGFVFVRMKPRDERDRSVDEVMDTLRPKLAQVPGIMTFLQNPPPITVSGQFSTSAYQMTLQSSNLKEMYTWVEPLMAKMRTLPGFVDVNTDLQISSPQVMVNIDRDRAVSMGVTPQQIQDALYSAYGNRQVSTIYTPSNEYSVILEVDQSFQRNPESLEKLYVRSSQSKLVPLDSLVTRHRTVGPLSVNHFGQLPAVTVAFNLRPGYALGDAANDVMTAVRELRMPATIGVNFQGTVKEFQESFQGLSVLLIVAILVIYIVLGILYESFIHPITILSGLPSAVFGALVTLRLFHKELDLYAFVGLIMLFGVVKKNAIMMIDFALEAQRVEGKSAPDAIYEGCKLRFRPIMMTTVAALFGTLPIALKYGEGADARQPLGLAVVGGLIVSQFLTLYITPVIYLYMERFQRWLRPETPLQLENVSRIASR, from the coding sequence ATGCACGTATCGAAGATCTTCATCGAGCGGCCCGTCATGACCGCGCTGGTCACCTTCGCCATCATTCTGTTTGGCGTGGTGGGCTTCCGCGCTCTGCCGGTGGCGGCGCTGCCCAGCGTGGATTATCCGACGATTCAGGTGCAGGCCGCCCTACCTGGAGCCGATCCGGAGACGATGGCTTCGTCGGTGGCAACCCCTCTGGAACGCGAGTTTTCGACGATCGCCGGTGTGAAGTCGATGAACTCGCAGAACAGTCAGGGCTCGACTTCCATCACAGTGCAGTTCGAGCTCAAGCGCGACATCGATTCCGCCGCGCAGGACATCCAGTCGGCTATCGCCAAGGCAGGCGGACAACTGCCGGCGAATATGCCGCGACCGCCCTCCTACCAGAAGGTGAATCCCGCCGAGCAGCCCGTTCTGTTCCTGTCGCTGACTTCCGACACGCTGCCGCTCTACACCGTGGATGAGTATGCCGAGACGATGCTGGCCCAGCGCATCTCGATGGCCAGCGGCGTCTCGCGCGTCACCGTGTATGGGTCGCAGAAGTACGCTGTGCGCGTGCAGGTGAATCCGGATTCACTGGCCTCGCGCGGCATCGGCATCGACGAGGTGGCCAGCGCGATTCAGAAGAACAATGTGAACCTGCCGACAGGCAAGCTCTACGGCTCAAGGCAGGCGTTCACGCTGCAGTCCAACGGGCAGTTGACCGACGCCGACCAGTTCCGGCCGTTGGTGGTGGCCTGGCGCAACGGGATGCCTGTGCGGCTGGAAGAGCTCGGCAATGTGCTCGACACGGTGGAAAACGACAAGGCGGCCGCGTGGTTCAAAGGCAAGCGCGGACTGACTTTGGCGATCCAACGGCAGCCCGGCACGAACACGGTCGAGGTGGTGGACAATATCCTGGCCCTGCTGCCGCAGTTCCGGCGGGAGTTGCCGGCCTCGGTGGAGTTGCAGATCGCCTTTGACGCGTCGCAATCGATTCGAGGTTCCATTCACGACGTGGAGTTCACGCTGGTGCTCACCGTCTGCCTGGTGATCCTGGTGATCTCGCTGTTTCTGAGAAATCTATCGGCCACGATGATTCCCGGCGTGGCGGTGCCGCTGTCGATTGTCGGAACGTTCGCCGTGATGTACCTGTTGGGCTATAGCCTCAACAACCTCTCGCTGATGGCGTTGACCCTCTCAGTGGGCTTTGTCGTCGACGATGCCATCGTCATGCTCGAGAACATCGTGCGGTACATGGAGATGGGCCATCCACGAATGGAGGCGGCGCTGCTTGCCTCGCGAGAGATTGGGTTTACCATCGTGTCGATGACCATCTCGCTGGTGGCGGTGTTCATCCCAGTGCTCTTCATGGGCGGCATTGTCGGCCGGCTGCTGCACGAGTTCGCGGTGACGATCGCGGTGGCCATCCTCATCTCGGGCTTCGTCTCTCTGAGCTTTACCCCGATGCTGGGCAGCCGCTTTCTACGCTTCGATCACGGGGCCAAACACGGACGCGTGTACATGGTGCTGGAGAAGGGCTTCGACGGGCTGGCAGGCGCCTATGACGTCACGCTGCGCGCCGTGCTGCGGCATCAGTTCGTCACCATCGTGCTGTCGTTTGTCCTGCTGGGCGGCACGGTCTACATGTTCATGTCCATGCCAACCGGCTTCATCCCCAGCCAGGACAGCGGTTTCATGTTCGGCGTGACACGGGCCGGCCAGGATATCTCGTATGAATCGATGGCCGCCCATCAGCAGGCTATTGCCGGCATCATCCAGCAGGACCCGGCCGTGGAAGGCGCCATCGCCGTGGCCATGCCCGGCAACCAGGGCTTCGTCTTCGTGCGTATGAAGCCGCGCGACGAGCGGGACCGGAGCGTCGACGAAGTGATGGACACGCTGCGGCCCAAGCTGGCACAGGTGCCCGGCATCATGACGTTCCTCCAAAACCCGCCGCCCATTACCGTGAGCGGGCAGTTTTCCACCAGCGCGTATCAGATGACCTTGCAGAGCTCGAATCTCAAGGAGATGTACACCTGGGTGGAGCCGCTGATGGCGAAGATGCGCACGCTGCCCGGCTTCGTGGACGTGAATACGGACCTGCAGATCAGCAGCCCGCAGGTGATGGTGAACATCGACCGCGACCGCGCTGTATCGATGGGCGTGACGCCACAACAGATTCAGGACGCGCTCTACAGCGCGTACGGCAACCGGCAGGTGTCGACCATCTATACGCCGTCGAACGAGTATTCGGTGATTCTCGAAGTCGACCAGAGCTTCCAGAGGAACCCGGAATCGCTGGAGAAGCTGTACGTCCGCTCGTCCCAAAGCAAGCTGGTTCCGCTGGACTCGCTGGTTACCCGGCACCGGACCGTGGGGCCGCTGAGCGTGAATCACTTCGGCCAACTGCCGGCGGTGACCGTGGCCTTCAATCTGCGGCCCGGCTATGCGCTGGGCGATGCGGCCAACGACGTGATGACGGCTGTGCGTGAACTACGCATGCCCGCGACCATCGGCGTGAACTTCCAGGGGACGGTGAAGGAGTTCCAGGAGTCGTTCCAGGGCCTCTCCGTACTACTGATCGTTGCCATCCTGGTGATCTACATCGTGCTGGGCATTCTCTACGAGAGCTTCATTCACCCCATCACGATTCTCTCGGGCCTGCCATCAGCGGTTTTTGGCGCCCTGGTCACGCTCCGCCTGTTCCACAAGGAACTGGACCTGTACGCTTTCGTCGGGCTGATCATGCTCTTTGGCGTCGTGAAGAAGAACGCCATCATGATGATCGACTTCGCATTGGAGGCGCAGCGCGTCGAAGGTAAGTCGGCGCCGGATGCCATCTACGAGGGCTGCAAGCTGCGCTTCCGGCCCATCATGATGACGACCGTGGCCGCCCTGTTCGGTACGCTGCCCATCGCCCTGAAGTATGGGGAAGGCGCCGATGCGCGGCAACCGCTGGGTCTGGCCGTGGTGGGCGGCTTGATTGTGTCGCAGTTCCTCACGCTCTATATCACCCCAGTGATCTACCTCTACATGGAGCGGTTCCAGCGCTGGCTGCGACCTGAGACTCCGCTTCAACTCGAAAACGTGTCGCGGATCGCTTCCAGGTAG
- a CDS encoding efflux RND transporter periplasmic adaptor subunit — MIFAVTTAACKKEQVRAGGPPPAVPVTVAKSELQAVPTDIRAVGSVEPYSTVQVKSLVAGPLMKVLFAEGSDVKAGDLLFEIDPRQYREALRQAQGAVKRDEAQLRQAEANLGRDQAQLKNADADAARYAELVNEKIVSRSQYDQYKTNADALRESVRADQAAIETARATLETDRAAVERAKLDLSYCEIRSPLSGRTGNLLVNVGNLVKANGDTALVVINQISPIFVSFGVPQQQFDAVRRSSQGRRLPVMAKLQDGDRKSAQGRLSVIDNTIDATTGTIRLKAVFENADRLLWPGRFVDVSMTLGTIENAVVVPSEAVQSGQKGLFIYVVKPDQTVDLRMVKTGPAVNGKLVIESGIANGETVVTDGQLLLRPGAAVKAVSGVKTGEQGS, encoded by the coding sequence CGCGCCGTGGGTTCGGTCGAACCCTATTCCACCGTGCAGGTGAAGTCGCTGGTCGCCGGCCCGCTGATGAAAGTTCTCTTCGCCGAAGGCAGTGACGTAAAGGCAGGCGACCTGCTCTTCGAGATCGATCCAAGGCAGTATCGCGAGGCCCTGCGGCAGGCGCAGGGAGCCGTCAAGAGGGACGAAGCACAACTGCGGCAGGCTGAGGCGAACCTGGGACGCGATCAGGCTCAGCTCAAAAATGCCGACGCGGACGCGGCCCGCTATGCGGAACTGGTGAACGAGAAGATTGTCTCCCGTTCTCAATACGACCAGTACAAGACAAACGCCGACGCGCTACGCGAGTCTGTACGCGCCGATCAGGCGGCGATCGAGACAGCTCGGGCCACACTGGAGACGGACAGGGCGGCCGTCGAGCGGGCCAAGCTCGACCTGAGCTACTGCGAGATCCGTTCGCCGCTGTCGGGGCGCACCGGCAACCTGCTGGTGAACGTGGGCAATCTGGTGAAGGCCAATGGCGACACCGCTCTGGTGGTGATCAATCAGATTTCGCCGATCTTTGTGTCGTTCGGCGTACCACAGCAGCAATTCGACGCCGTCCGGCGCAGCAGCCAGGGCCGGCGGTTGCCGGTAATGGCGAAGCTGCAGGATGGCGATCGCAAGTCCGCGCAGGGCAGGCTGTCTGTCATCGACAACACGATTGACGCAACGACAGGCACCATCCGGTTGAAGGCCGTATTCGAGAACGCCGACCGGCTGCTGTGGCCGGGGCGATTTGTAGATGTCTCGATGACGCTGGGCACGATTGAGAACGCCGTTGTCGTGCCGTCCGAGGCGGTGCAATCGGGCCAGAAAGGTCTGTTCATCTACGTGGTGAAGCCGGATCAGACCGTAGACCTGCGCATGGTGAAGACAGGCCCTGCCGTGAATGGCAAGCTCGTGATTGAGAGTGGCATTGCCAACGGGGAAACCGTGGTGACGGACGGTCAACTGCTGTTGAGACCCGGTGCGGCCGTAAAGGCCGTGAGCGGCGTGAAGACCGGCGAACAGGGATCGTAG